Genomic window (Thermoanaerobaculia bacterium):
CCCGAAGGCGTACCGAGAGCGTACGTCACAGGGGCCGGCGGGCGAGGACGCGCGTATGGCTCGATGTATGGCCGCGCCAGCTACCGGTGGAAGTCTTTCCGGTGCCAGTACAGATACACGACGATCGCGATGTTGACGAGCATCAGCACGAACGTTCGCGGCGAGAACCGGCGCACGACCTCCCAGATCTCGACCGGCACCCACACTCCCGTCAGGAAGATCGTGACCCACGGCGCCCAGGCGTAGCCGCGCGCCAGGAAGGTTCCCTCGCAGACGAGTGCCACGCCCGCGATCAGGCAGGAGGCGACGATCGCCGAGAAGTGGAGCTCGAATCCGTGCGAGAGATCGCGAAGAAGCCGGGCGGTCAGCCTCAGCCGCGGATCGCCGTCGGCTTTTTCCGCGACGCGGAGCAGCCACCGCGCGGAGGGGTCCTTTCGGAAGCCGAAGAGGGCGAGCCCGGCGGCCAGGAAGAGAAGGCCCTTGACGTATTTGAGGACGATGATCGCCAGGAGGATCGGCCCGCGTTCGGGATGCGACGGCCGCGGCTCCCGCCGGGAGCGCTTCAGCCGACGCCGAGGCACGCGGGGTCCATTCGATCCATCGGCCGATTCTACGGGAGGCGGCGGTGCGCCGCCCGGGGAACGCGGCGGTGCGCCGCCCGGGGAACGCGAGGGTGCCCCGACCCGCCGGCGCCCCGCGCGCGAGCCGCCGCGCCGAGCACCGCGCGGAACGCCCCGGGCTCCTCGGACCGCACTTCGACCGCAGCGCCGGTCTCCGGATCGAGGAACGACAGGGCGGCCGCATGCAGCAGTAGCGGCA
Coding sequences:
- a CDS encoding DUF2127 domain-containing protein, which encodes MPRRRLKRSRREPRPSHPERGPILLAIIVLKYVKGLLFLAAGLALFGFRKDPSARWLLRVAEKADGDPRLRLTARLLRDLSHGFELHFSAIVASCLIAGVALVCEGTFLARGYAWAPWVTIFLTGVWVPVEIWEVVRRFSPRTFVLMLVNIAIVVYLYWHRKDFHR